In a genomic window of Scyliorhinus torazame isolate Kashiwa2021f chromosome 5, sScyTor2.1, whole genome shotgun sequence:
- the LOC140419028 gene encoding uncharacterized protein: MEKPWKCGDCGRGYKVPSKLEIHRRSHTGERPFTCSKCGKGFTQLSHLQAHQRVHTGEKPFTCSQCGKGFTQLSYLQSHQRVHTGERPFTCSQCGKGFRALFILRRHQRVHSGERPFTCSQCGKGFIDSSTLRRHQRVHTGERPFTCSQCGKGFIDSSTLQSHQRVHTGEKPFTCSQCGQRFRASFTLRKHQRVHTRERPFTCSQCGKGFIDSSALWRHQRVHSGERPFTCSQCGKGFIDSSVLRKHQRIHTGERPFICSQCGKGFIDSSTLQRHQRVHTEERPFTCSQCGKGFSDLSTLQRHQRVHTGERPFTCSQCGKGFIDASTLQKHQRIHTGEKPFTCSQCGKGFIDASTLRRHQRVHAGERPFICSQCGKEFTQLSTLQTHQRIHTGEKPFTCPQCGKGFIDSIILQRHQRVHTGEKPFSCSLCGKGFTQLTSLQTHQRVHTGERPFICS; the protein is encoded by the coding sequence atggagaaaccgtggaaatgtggggactgtgggaggggatACAAAGtcccatctaagctggagattcatcgacgcagtcacactggagagaggccattcacctgctccaagtgtgggaagggattcactcagttatctcatctgcaggcacaccagcgagttcacactggagagaagccattcacctgctctcagtgtgggaagggattcactcagttatcttacctgcagtcacaccagcgagttcatactggggagaggccattcacctgctctcagtgtgggaagggattccgtgctcTATTCATTCTGCGgaggcatcagcgagttcacagtggggagaggccattcacctgctctcagtgtgggaagggatttattgattcatccaccctacggagacaccagcgagttcacactggggagaggccgttcacctgctctcagtgtgggaagggatttattgattcatccaccctgcagtcacaccagcgagttcacactggggagaaaccattcacctgctctcagtgtgggcagagattccgtgcttcattcaccctgcggaaacatcagcgagttcacactcgggagaggccattcacctgttctcaatgtgggaagggattcattgattcatccgcccTGTGGAGACATCAacgcgttcacagtggggagaggccattcacctgctctcagtgtgggaagggatttattgattcatccgtcctgcggaaacatcaacgaattcacactggggagaggccatttatttgctctcagtgtgggaagggattcattgattcatccaccctgcagagacatcagcgagttcacactgaggagaggccattcacctgctctcagtgtgggaagggattcagtgatttatccaccttgcagagacaccagcgagttcacactggggagaggccattcacctgctctcagtgtgggaagggattcattgatgcaTCCACCCTGcaaaaacatcagcgaattcacacaggggagaagccattcacctgctctcagtgtgggaagggattcattgatgcatccaccctgcggagacatcagcgagttcacgctggggagaggccattcatctgctctcagtgtgggaaggaatttactcaattatccaccctgcagacacaccagcgaattcacactggcgagaagccattcacctgccctcagtgtgggaagggatttattgattcaatCATCCTGcaaagacatcagcgagttcacactggagagaagccattctcctgctccctctgtgggaaaggTTTCACACAGTtaaccagtctgcagacacaccagcgagttcacactggggagaggccattcatctgctcttaa